A single Elephas maximus indicus isolate mEleMax1 chromosome 2, mEleMax1 primary haplotype, whole genome shotgun sequence DNA region contains:
- the CCNO gene encoding cyclin-O: MVTSCSTSPASLASPAARAWRRDNDQNLRAPVKKSRRLRLRRKQPLQPLNSRPLPGDSGICDLFESPSSGSDGADSPTASAARGCSPLPGRAQPWAQLDLQTFRDYGQSCYDFHKARESHFHPRDSLAQQPQVTAESRCKLLSWLIPVHRRFGLSFESLCLTVNTLDRFLTTTPVAADCFQLLGVTSLLIACKQVEVHPPRVKQLLALCCGTFSRQQLCNLECIVLHKLHFSLGAPTISFFLEHYTHARVEAGQAEVSEALEAHALAQGVAELSLADYAFTSYPPSLLAICCLALADRMLRLPRPVDLLLGGHSEAVLQDCLGKLQLLVTINQASLTHMLPLQIFEKCSLSPSLK; encoded by the exons ATGGTGACCTCCTGCTCCACCAGCCCCGCGAGCCTCGCCAGTCCTGCCGCCCGGGCCTGGAGGCGGGACAACGACCAGAACCTCCGCGCCCCGGTGAAGAAGAGCAGGCGCTTGCGCCTCCGAAGGAAGCAACCACTGCAGCCCCTGAACTCGCGTCCACTTCCTGGTGACTCTGGCATTTGCGACTTGTTTGAGTCCCCCAGTTCCGGCTCGGACGGCGCAGACAGCCCCACGGCGTCCGCAGCGCGAGGCTGCAGCCCCCTGCCCGGCCGCGCCCAGCCGTGGGCACAACTAGATCTACAAACCTTCCGCGACTATGGCCAGAGCTGCTACGACTTCCACAAGGCGCGGGAAAGCCACTTCCACCCGCGGGATTCGCTCGCGCAGCAGCCACAA GTGACCGCGGAATCCCGCTGTAAGCTGCTCAGCTGGCTGATCCCCGTGCACCGCCGGTTCGGCCTCTCCTTCGAGTCGCTGTGTCTGACGGTGAACACTCTGGACCGCTTCCTCACCACCACACCGGTAGCTGCAGACTGCTTCCAGCTGCTTGGGGTCACGTCCCTGCTCATCGCTTGCAAACAG GTGGAGGTGCACCCGCCGCGAGTGAAGCAGCTCCTGGCCCTGTGCTGTGGCACCTTTTCCCGGCAGCAGCTCTGCAACCTGGAGTGCATCGTGCTGCACAAACTGCACTTCAGCCTGGGCGCGCCCACCATCAGTTTCTTCCTGGAGCATTACACGCACGCGCGCGTGGAGGCCGGGCAGGCGGAGGTCTCCGAAGCCCTGGAGGCGCACGCCCTGGCGCAGGGGGTGGCGGAGCTGAGTCTAGCGGACTATGCTTTCACCAGCTACCCCCCCTCCCTGCTGGCCATCTGCTGCCTGGCGCTGGCGGACCGCATGCTGCGGCTCCCGCGTCCGGTGGACCTGCTCCTGGGCGGGCATTCCGAGGCGGTGCTACAGGACTGCCTGGGCAAGCTGCAGCTGCTGGTGACCATCAACCAGGCCTCCCTGACTCATATGCTGCCCCTCCAGATTTTCGAGAAGTGCAGCCTCTCCCCGAGCTTGAAATAA